TCTGAAATGGCAACCTGATCCGCTGGAGCAGTTTCACCCACCGAACCGGAAGACATCCAATGAATGCCGGCAAACATCAGGAAGGCTGCGGCAACTGAAGCAATCACGCCACCTGAACCACCCGGATAATTGGCCAGGCGAATATTGAGCGAAGGGATTTTCGGAAGCCTGCCGAAGGCCAGCACCTTGGCGCTGGACAGAACCGGCGGACGCGCCGGATGATAGGACTGACGCACCACCGGCGGCGGCGGCAGGAATGACAGCAGATGCTGGATCAGTGGCTCGGTCTCAAAGCCAAGATAATGCGCATAGGCTGCAATCATCTCCATCGCTTCCATGCGCGGCGGCATGCGGGTGAGATCGCCCAGTTCGATGGCATCGATATGATAGGGATGAATGCCGGTGGCTTCGGCCACCGCTTCCAAACTCATCGCGCGGCGTTCACGCTCACGGGCGAGAAAAAATCCAACTTCAGCGGCAGGGGCTGCATCGCCATCGGGCTTGCGGCGCGGCTCAGAAAACATCTGGGGCTGGCGGCGCGTGGCAGTAAACTCGGGCACTTCGATGGTCATTTTGCTCAACTCTACAAACGTTAACGCGAAGCCAACGGGCCGCGCATCAGCTGAGAATGAACAAAAATGGTGAATGCCAGATTAAACTTGAATCAAATCAACGCTTAAATTTCAACGCCATTATCTTTGGCAAAGTTCGCGAGATCGGCACGGATGGAATGCTTGCCGCTTTCGAGCAGCGGCTGCATGAAGTCCCACAGCTTGGCCTGATCCACGGAGCGGATCATCGCCTTCACCGGGCCAATGCCGGAAGGCACCATGCTCATCGACGTGAGGCCCACACCGATCAGACCCATGGCTTCGAGTGGGCGGCCACCCAGCTCGCCGCAGAGCGTCACCGTCTTGCCGTGCTTCTTGCCTTTCTCGACAATCATCCGCATCGCACCCAGCGCTGCAGGCGAAAGCGGATCGTAGCGGCCCGCGAGTTTCGGATTACCGCGGTCTGCCGCAAACAGGAACTGCACAAGATCATTGGAACCAACAGAAGCAAAATCAACCATCGGCAACAGATTATCGAGCTGCCACAGCAGCGAAGGGATTTCGATCATCGCCCCCAGCTTCAGGCTTTTGGGAAGCGGGTGCCCACGCGCCTTCAGCCAGTTACGCTCCTTGAACACCAGGTCGCGCGCAACTTCATATTCTTGCACATCGGCAATCATCGGGAACATGATCTTCAGATCATCGCCCGCCGCCGCCAGCATCATGGCGCGCACCTGCAGATTGAACAGAGCCGGCCGTTCCAGTGCCATGCGGATCGAACGCCAGCCCAGAGCCGGGTTCTCCTCGCGCGGTTGGCGCAGGTAATGCAGCGTCTTGTCAGCCCCGATATCCAGCGTGCGGAACACCACGGGCTTGCCGCCTGCCTGATCCAGAATACTTTTGTAATGCTTGATCTGCGATGACAGGCGCGGGAAGCGGTTGGCCATCATGAAATGCAGTTCAGTGCGGTAAAGCCCCACGCCTGCTGCACCCGACTCGTGCAGATGCGGCATATCCACCACCAGGCCCGCATTGATATTGAGCGTGACCTGCTGGCCGTCTTTGGTTATGGACGGCATTTCGCGCAGCGCCTTGAAACGCGCCTGCTTGCTGGCCTGAAAGCGTACTTTCTCAGCGTAGGATTTTTCCAGCTCCGACGACGGCCGGATGAAGATTTCGCCCGTGCCGCCATCGACGATGATGGCATTGCCTTCATCGACAAGATTGACCACACCTTCGGCCTGGCCCACGGCGGGAATGCCTAGCGCGCGCGCCACGATAGCCACATGGCTGGTCTTGCCGCCCTCCTCGAGGATCACACCGCGGATCTTGCTGCGGTCATAATCCAGCAATTCCGCTGGGCCCATATTGCGCGCCACGATAATGGTATTGGCCGGCAAATCGGTGCGCGAAGCCGTGGCCACCGTGCCGGTCAAGCCCCGCAGCAGGCGGTTCGACAGGTCATCCAGATCATGCATCCGCTCGCGCAGATAGGGATCCGGCGTGCGCGACATGCGCGCCCGGTTATCATTCTGCACGCGCTCGACAGCGGCTT
This Aestuariivirga litoralis DNA region includes the following protein-coding sequences:
- the ptsP gene encoding phosphoenolpyruvate--protein phosphotransferase gives rise to the protein MLKTALGPRVLLRRLREVMAEPGTAQVRLDRIVKMIASNMVAEVCSVYVLRPDKVLELYATEGLKSEAVHKSQLKVGEGLVGLIGEQAIGLNLTEAVDHPSFKYLPETGEELFHSFLGVPIMRGGSVIGVLVVQNKTRRHYTEEEEEALQTTAMVLAEVLAGIGILGAAPDLVSEGPEKGTAVLKSDSLAEGVALGHAVLHEPRVRIQNMIAESIPLELARIDEAIASLRSEVDKLLAGHEALDAGDSNDILETVRMFAHDKGWLGRLKETVRTGLTAEAAVERVQNDNRARMSRTPDPYLRERMHDLDDLSNRLLRGLTGTVATASRTDLPANTIIVARNMGPAELLDYDRSKIRGVILEEGGKTSHVAIVARALGIPAVGQAEGVVNLVDEGNAIIVDGGTGEIFIRPSSELEKSYAEKVRFQASKQARFKALREMPSITKDGQQVTLNINAGLVVDMPHLHESGAAGVGLYRTELHFMMANRFPRLSSQIKHYKSILDQAGGKPVVFRTLDIGADKTLHYLRQPREENPALGWRSIRMALERPALFNLQVRAMMLAAAGDDLKIMFPMIADVQEYEVARDLVFKERNWLKARGHPLPKSLKLGAMIEIPSLLWQLDNLLPMVDFASVGSNDLVQFLFAADRGNPKLAGRYDPLSPAALGAMRMIVEKGKKHGKTVTLCGELGGRPLEAMGLIGVGLTSMSMVPSGIGPVKAMIRSVDQAKLWDFMQPLLESGKHSIRADLANFAKDNGVEI
- a CDS encoding helix-turn-helix domain-containing protein, which codes for MTIEVPEFTATRRQPQMFSEPRRKPDGDAAPAAEVGFFLARERERRAMSLEAVAEATGIHPYHIDAIELGDLTRMPPRMEAMEMIAAYAHYLGFETEPLIQHLLSFLPPPPVVRQSYHPARPPVLSSAKVLAFGRLPKIPSLNIRLANYPGGSGGVIASVAAAFLMFAGIHWMSSGSVGETAPADQVAISEPVIKKPAAPQVKAPTAPVQQVADASTPDVDGDALNALINGDVADAKLAAKPVQQVAAAAPVKSKKIQDRIKVADQITVASTNPIPQPSDGRVYGSENKDAHVVLKATAPVWLRIEDQQGIAVMTQMLNTGDTYNVPNRDGLVALTRDGGRLAYMIDGQEKGTLGPPGKILVNEKLDVQALSTKH